Within bacterium, the genomic segment ACGGCGGTTCATGAACACTCGCGGGAACTGGGGGGCCATCTGGTGGAGGGGCTGTCGGCCCTTCCCGGGGTACGCGTTCTGGCCGGAACGGTCCCCCTGTCTCAGCGGGTGGGGCTGGCCAGTTTCATCGTGGATGCGGCGGGGTTCAGTGCCGATACGGTGGCCCGTCAGCTGTATGACCGGCACCAGATCCTGGTCAGCGGCGGCTATCATTGCGCCCACATCCTGCATCATCGCCTGCACTCGGAAGGAACCGTGCGGGCCTCGACCCATGTCTTCAATACCCATGCGGACATCGACCGCCTGATCGCGGGGCTCAAGGATGTTTTGGATATCTGACCATGAACGGGCTTAAGCCAGTCTATTTGCTTTCGGGGGATTCCTACCATCACCGGAAATCCCGCGACCCCCTGATCCGCGAAATGCTGGCGGAAACCGGCAAACTCCGCCCGCAGGTTGCCTATATCGGGACCGCCAGCGGCGATGACCGCGTTTTTTTCAATGTGATCAAAACGCTTTTTGAACGGACGGGGGCCGGCCGGATTGATCTCGTTCCCCTGGCGGCGCCGGATGCGGATCTGGCTGGTGCCCGCGCCTTGTTGGAGTCTGCCGATGTGATTTTCATCAGTGAGGGCGATGTGGAACTGGGGATGCGGCTCATCCGTGAGCGGAACATGGCGGACCTGATCAGGGCCCGGTTCCGGGCCGGAGCCGTTCTGGCGGGGTTCTCGGCAGGCAGCATCCTGCTGTCCCGGCAATGGGTCCATTGGAGTGATCCGGATGATGACTCCACCGCAGGGGCCTTTGACTGCATCGGGATTGTCCCGCTGGTATGCGATATGCACGACGAGGCGGATGGGTGGGAGGAATTGAAAATGCTCCTGCGCTTGCGTCAGGTGGACGGGGAAATCGGCTATGGCATTCCTACCTCCATGGGGCTACGCATCCATCCCGATCACCGGATTGAAGCGATTGGCGGGATCGTGCACCGCTACACGTTTCGCGATGGACGGGTGGACAACATTGGTGATATCAATCCCGCTTTCTTTGTCCATCAATCGGAATACGAGTACCAGATATGACAACAACTCCGGATAATAAGAGGGATTGGGTCGCTTTGAGCCACCGGGTGCTGGCGGGAGAGGGGATCCGGCGCGAAGAGGCGTTGGCGATTCTGAGGTCGGATGAGAATGAGCTGCTGAACCTGTTGCATGCGGCGTTCCTGCTGCGGCAGCGTTATTTCAACCGGAAGGTCAGTTTGCATGTGATCCGCAACGCCAAGAGCGGGGGGTGCAGTGAGGATTGCGCGTATTGCAGTCAGTCCAGCATCAGCACCGGCGACATTCCCTGTTACCCGCTCCAGAGTGAGGAAGAATTGCTGGAGGGGGCGAAGCAAGCCATGGAGATGGGCGCCATCCGGTATTGTATCGTCATTAGTGGCCGCTCTCCGGTACGGGAGGATCTCGAACGGATCATGCGGGCGGTGCGGCGGATCAAACGCGAGTATCCGCTTTCCATTTGCGTGTCGCTGGGGATCCTGAACGATGCGCAGGCGGCGGAGCTCAAGGCGGCGGGGGTGGACCGGTACAACCACAACCTGGAATCCTCGGAACGGTTTTTCCCCACCATCTGCACGACCCATTCCTATGCCGAGCGCAAAGCCACGGCGGCCCGCGTGAAAGCGGCGGGGCTGGAGCTTTGCAGTGGCGGCCTGATGGGCATGGGGGAAACCCTGGAAGACCGGGTGGATCTGGCGCTGGCCATGCGCGAGGTGAAGGCGGATTCCATTCCCCTGAACTTTTTGGATCCGCGCCCGGGAACCGGCCTCATGAACCGGCCCAGGATTGCCGCAGGGGATGTCCTGCGCACGCTGGCCATGTTCCGGTTTGTTCATCCCGACCGGGAGATCCGGATTGCGGGCGGGCGGGAAGCCTGCCTGGGTCCCCTACAGGTGCTGGCCCTCTATCCGGCCAACTCGATGTTCACTTCCGGCTATCTGACCACTCCGGGCCAAGGCTATCAGGCCGACAAACGGATGCTGGAGATGGCTGGTTTCGATGTGGTCGAAATCACGGACGCGTAAAAAAACTTCTTATGCCGATCACCAGCGAGCGCACCAACCATTTCACCGAATCCGTTATCCGGCGTATGACCCGGGTAGCGAATGAATATCAGGCGATCAACCTGTCCCAGGGCTTTCCGGATTTCGATCCGCCCGAGGCGCTGCTGAAGGCGGCCGAACGCGCCGGCCGCCACGGGCCGCATCAATATGCCGTCACGTGGGGCGCACCGAAATTCCGGCAGGCGCTCGCCTGCAAGCAGTCGCGCTTCATGGGGTTGGCGCTCGATCCCGACGCGCACTTCGTTGTCACCTGCGGGAGCACCGAGGCAATGATGGCGGCGATGATGACCGCCTGCAATCCGGGCGATAAGGTCATCGTCTTCTCGCCTTTTTACGAGAACTATGTCGCGGATATGATCCTGACCGGCGCCGAACCGATCTATGTGGCGTTGCGTCCACCGGATTTCGCCTTTGATCCCGACGAACTGCGTCGGGCCTTTGAGCTGAAACCCAAGGCGCTGATTCTGTGCAACCCCTCCAACCCTTCAGGGAAGGTGTTCACGCGTGCCGAGTTGCTTTTCATCGCGGAATTAGCCGAGAAACACGATGTTTTCGTCATTACCGATGAAGTGTACGAACACATTCTCTACGCGCCGCACGAGCATGTCTATTTTGCATCGTTACCCGGCATGTTCGACCGGACGATCTCCTGCAGTTCGCTGTCCAAGACGTATTCGATCACCGGCTGGCGGCTTGGCTACGTGATCGCGCCGGCGGCCGTGATTGACTCGGTGCGCAAGGTTCATGACTTTCTCACGGTGGGGGCGGCGGCTCCGTTACAGGAAGCGGCAGTGGCGGGGTTGGAGCTGCCGGACAGCTATTACCGGGACCTTCAGGCGATCTATACCGGAAAGCGCGACCTGTTCCTGAAGTACCTGGATCAGGCTGGCCTGGTTTATACCCGGCCGCAGGGGGCTTATTACGTGATGGTGGATATATCCGGGTTCGGCTGGGACGACGATACGGCATTTTGCGAATGGCTCGCGCGGGAGGTCGGGGTCGCGGCGGTGCCGGGCTCGAGTTTTTTCCGCGAGCCGGTCAGACACCTGATCCGGTTCCACTTCGCCAAACAGCCCGGCACGTTGCACGCCGCAGGAGAGCGCCTGCTCACCCTGCGGGCGAAAGCCAGACTGGCCCGTGGCTCACGGGCCAGCTCTTGAGTTTAGAACGCCAGGGCCAGGCGCTGTAGTAGCCGCCGTGTCGGCGGCACTTTTCGCGCATTACCGGCGGGGACGCCGGTTACTACAAGTCCTTCGGTCAATTCGTATACCCCCTCATGAGTGACCCATTGCAAAAACTTTAAAATTTGATTTACAAAAGGTCACTACTGTGTAATTATTAAGTTAGTCGATTGATTAACAAGAGTATCGATTCATAATATCGGTAGTGTATGAGATATATAACATCAAAGGTTGCGGAGAGCAGAACAGGGGCTATGAATAGGGCCGATGGTTGTTGCTGTTGTAAATCTCCGGAGAGGTGGGCTATGCGATATTGTTGAAGGTAATTAACAACGTTCGTCAGCATAAGCCCGCAACCGGAATCAGGTAGGCGGGATTTTTTTTGGATCTGTAGAAGAAAATAATAAAACAAATTAAGAGAATATTAAGGAAGCAAATGAATAAGCAGAGTTTGATTGAAACGGGTAAGCGGAGTTTGGTGGCGGGAGTGATCGGGTTGTCGTTGGCGATCTCGGCGCAGGCCGGGGTGCCGCTGAACGGGTTGCAGGGGAACGGGGGTGTGGCGTTCAATCCCCTGGCGTATCCCTCAGGACAGAACAAAGATGAGAAATCAGATAGTCCTCTGAGCAAGCCTCAGTTTGGCGCCTGGTATGTCAACCTGAGCGATGTGAATGTGGACTGGACCGCGATCGGGGTGTCCGAGACGATCTATGATCGGCTTGAATTATCCTATGGCTATGAAGTAGTGGCGCCCAAGGGGGAGAACATCAAGAAGTCGAATATCGGCGCCAAACTGCTGGTGGTTCCAGAGAATGCGGGCGGCAAGGCTTACATCCCTGCCATCGCGGTCGGTTCCATCCGGAAGTCAACGGATAATGTCGCGGAAGGTTCCGATGACAGTGCTTTTGATTACTACGGGGTGGCTACCAAGCTGATCACGCAGTTGCCGGTGCCCGTGCTGATCTCAGGCGGATTGCTCTCTACTAAAGAGCAGGTGACCGGCGTGTTTGGTTACAACAAGAACAGCGATCTTACCTTCTTCGGGAATATCGATGTGATCCCGTTGTCATTCCTGGCGGTGGGCTTTGAGTACAAGCAAGGCGCGGAATTTGACACGTTCAAGAATGCGAATTACTGGGATGCGCATCTCGCCTATTTCGCCAACAAGAACCTGACCCTGGTGGGGGCCTATGTGAATGCGGGTGACGAGAAGTCTACTACCACGACCGGGTTGGGTGATGGACTGGTTCTGAGCGCGCAGTACGCATTTTAATTTAAAATCAAAAAAAGAAAGAGAGCGCAAAATGGCTACGAAGGGTATTAGTACTTTGGCATTACATGCGGGGCAGCAGGCGGATCCGACCACCGGATCACGCGCGGTCCCGATTTATCAGACAACCTCCTATGTGTTCAAGAGCTCGGATCATGCGGCGAATTTGTTCGCCCTGAAGGAGTTCGGCAACATCTACACGCGGCTCATGAATCCAACGACGGATGTGTTTGAGCAGCGGATCGCCGCGCTGGAAGGCGGGACCGGCGCCTTGGGCGTGGCGTCAGGGCAGTCCGCGATCTCCTACGCCTTGCTGGCGATTACGCAGCTGGGCGACGAGATTGTGGCGGCGAATAACCTGTATGGCGGATCCTATCAGCTGTTCAACCATACGTTCCCGAAGCTGGGACGTACGGTGAAGTTTGTGGACTCGCGGAACCCGGAGGCGTTCAAGCGGGCGATTACCAGCAAGACCCGTGCGATCTATGCGGAGACGATCGGCAATCCCAAACTGGATGTGCCGGACTTTGAAGCGCTCGCCAAGATCGCCCACGAAGCAGGGATTCCGCTGGTGGTGGATAACACGGTAGGGATCGGCCTGGTTCGCCCGATTGATCATGGGGTGGACATTGTGGTTAATTCCGCGACGAAATATATCGGTGGGCATGGCACCAGTATTGGGGGCGTGATCGTGGACTCGGGTAAGTTCAAGTGGAACAACGGGAAGTTCCCGGAATTCACAGAGCCGGATCCGAGCTATCACGGACTGGTTTACTGGGACGCGTTAAGCAACGTGCCGGGGCTCGGCAACGTGGCCTTTATTCTCAAGGTTCGGGTGACGTTGCTGCGTGACCTGGGGGCCGCCTTGAGTCCCTTCAACGCCCACCAGTTCCTGCTGGGTCTTGAAACGCTGCCGCTGCGTCAGCAGAAGCACTCGTCCAATGCCCTGGAGATCGCCCGGTGGTTGAAGCAGCACCCGTTGGTGAGCTGGGTCACTTACCCAGGCCTGGAAGACGATCCCAGTTACAAGCTGGCCTCGAAGTACCTGAAGAAGGGCTATGGCGGGCTGGTGGGTTTCGGCATCAAGGGGGGCCTGGAGGCAGGGAAGACGTTCATCAACTCGGCAAAGCTGTTGTCCCACGTGGCCAACATTGGGGATGCCAAGAGTCTGGTGATCCATCCGGCCTCGACCACGCATCAGCAACTGACCCCCGAACAGCAGCAGCAGACCGGGGTGACGGCGGACTACATCCGCCTTTCCATCGGGTTGGAGGATGTGGAAGACATCAAGGAGGATATCGAACAGGCGCTGAAGAAAACGGTTTCCTGAGGGAGGCCGCAGGGGAGGGGGCCACCGTAAGGCCGCCCTCTCCCCCTTTTTTTCGCCCGGGAGGATTGGCTATGAGCGATTTAACAGCACCACCCACCGAACGGCCTGACTGGAAGGCGATTGTCAACTTCATCCCCGCGGGCACACGGGTGCTGGATTTGGGGTGTGGAGACGGGCAGTTTTTATCCCTGCTACTGGCCCAGAAAGATGCGCATGGGAAAGGGGTCGAGAAGGACGAGGAGAAGGTCCGGTACTGCCGGGCCCGCGGGCTCTCGGTCGAACGCGGTGACATTGAGGAAGGGCTGTCTGATTTTGCAGATCGGAGCTTCGAATTTGTGATCCTGAACCAGGTTTTGGATAAACCGCAACTCCCGATTTCTGTGTTGAAAGAGATGCTGCGCGTGGCCCGCTTTGGGATTGTCTCATTCCGGGAAGCGGGATATTTGATTTCGTTCAGGTCCGTCCTCTCCCGGTTGGGCTACTATGTGGACCGGAGTATCTTTCTCAAAGGCTCGCGGCAGGTGTATTTCTGGCCGAAACGGAGAGCGCAAACCGCCATTTATGTGATTGGGGGGCATGGCACCCATGCGTAGGCGGCAGCGGATCCTGTTTGTTTGCACTGGGAATTCCTGTCGGAGTCAGATAGCCGAAGCCTGGGCGAACCGGTTGCACGGCCACTCCATTGAGGCGAGGTCCGCAGGGATTGTGAGCAGTGGCATGGATCCCCAGACGGTCGGGGTGATGGCTGAGGTCGGGGTGGATATCGCGGGCAACCGGTCAAAGCCGGTTAGCACGATGGGAATGGAGACCTTCGACTATGTGATCACACTGAGCGATTGCGCTCGGGAGCAATTGCCTCCCGTCCTGGGTTCAACCCGGTTGTTTCATGCTGGATTCGAGGCGCCCTCCAAATCCTCACTCAACGTCTCGCCGCCCAGCGAGGTGGAAACGTACCGGCGCGTGCGCGATGAGATCAGGGTCTTTGTTGAATCACTATCCCTCTAACCTGTTCCCTGATTTAACGTACATGTCTTGCAGGACACTAGCGGTTCAGGGGGAGCCAGCGGAGAACTTTCTGGATCTGGGCGTCCCAGTATCCCCACTCATGATTGCCCGGGCCTTCTTCATAGGTCAGGTCGAAATTGAGGGAGGTCAGGTGTGCCTTGAATTTCAGGTTATCCTGATACAGGAAATCCTCCGTGCCGCAGCACTGGAAGAGCTTGGGTTTGGCGGCATTCAATTTGGCCAGTTCCCGGGAAAGGTAGTAGAGGTCATTGGTGGAGCCATAAATCGGCGGCTCGCCAAAGGTGCTGTGGTGTTCGAGCTTGCGTTCCGGCATGACGGTGGACAATTCCTGGGGGTCAAGGGCCCCGGACAGGCTGGCCGCAGCGCAGAACTTCTCCGGCCTGGCCAGCGCCAGTTTGAAGGCCCCGTAGCCGCCCATGGAGAGGCCCGCCGCGAAGGTGTCCTCCCGTTTATCGGATATCGGGAAGAACGATTCCACGATCGCCGGGAGTTCTTCGCTGATAAAGGTCCAATAGTTCATGCCGCACGACATGTTGGTGTAGTAACTCCGGGCGACGGCCGGCATGACCACGGCGAGACCCAAATCCGAGACGTAACGCTCGATGGAGGTGCGCCGCAGCCAGATGGTGTGATCATCCGACATTCCGTGCAGGAGATAGAGGACGGGATGTTTTTTAGTCCCCGCCTTGCCGGTCAGGCCGATCTGGTTTTTGGTATTCTGGGGGAGAATGACGGTCATCGACGAGCAGAGCCCGAGAGTGTCGGAAAAGAAATCACATTGAATCAGTGCCATGGTACAGGATCCTTTTAAAGTCAGGTGAATGAGAAGAAGGCGGTGGCGTCCAGGACATTAATGCCTTTTTGACGGAGGATCTCGATGGCGCGGTCGGCCTCCACGATCCGGGCGATCAGGATGGCATTGCTGCCGCGTTTCAGCGTGAAGGCATACATATACTCGATGTTCACGGCATTGGGCTCCAGGAGGGCTAGAACACCGGCCATGCCGCCGGGGTGGTCGGGAATCTCGATGGCGAGGACCTCGCTGACATTGACGACGCAGCCGGTCTGCTCAAGGACGGCTTTGGCCTTTTCCCAGTCCTTGACGATCAGTCGCAGGATGCCGAACTGTTCGGTGTCGGCGAGGCAGAGGGTGAGGATGTTGATACCGGCCTCGGCGAGGGCCTTGCAGGGCTGGCTCAGGCGGCCGGGTTTGTTTTCAAGAAATACCGAAAGTTGTTTCAGCTTCATAACGCCATCCCTTCTTTCCGTTGATCAATCACGCGCTTGGCCTTGCCCTGGCTACGGGCAATGGTTTGCGGCTCCACAAGCCGGACCTGCGCCCGAAGCCCGACCACATGCTCGATGGCATGGGAGAATTTCTTCTGGAGTTGC encodes:
- a CDS encoding Type 1 glutamine amidotransferase-like domain-containing protein yields the protein MNGLKPVYLLSGDSYHHRKSRDPLIREMLAETGKLRPQVAYIGTASGDDRVFFNVIKTLFERTGAGRIDLVPLAAPDADLAGARALLESADVIFISEGDVELGMRLIRERNMADLIRARFRAGAVLAGFSAGSILLSRQWVHWSDPDDDSTAGAFDCIGIVPLVCDMHDEADGWEELKMLLRLRQVDGEIGYGIPTSMGLRIHPDHRIEAIGGIVHRYTFRDGRVDNIGDINPAFFVHQSEYEYQI
- the bioB gene encoding biotin synthase BioB is translated as MTTTPDNKRDWVALSHRVLAGEGIRREEALAILRSDENELLNLLHAAFLLRQRYFNRKVSLHVIRNAKSGGCSEDCAYCSQSSISTGDIPCYPLQSEEELLEGAKQAMEMGAIRYCIVISGRSPVREDLERIMRAVRRIKREYPLSICVSLGILNDAQAAELKAAGVDRYNHNLESSERFFPTICTTHSYAERKATAARVKAAGLELCSGGLMGMGETLEDRVDLALAMREVKADSIPLNFLDPRPGTGLMNRPRIAAGDVLRTLAMFRFVHPDREIRIAGGREACLGPLQVLALYPANSMFTSGYLTTPGQGYQADKRMLEMAGFDVVEITDA
- a CDS encoding aminotransferase class I/II-fold pyridoxal phosphate-dependent enzyme; the encoded protein is MPITSERTNHFTESVIRRMTRVANEYQAINLSQGFPDFDPPEALLKAAERAGRHGPHQYAVTWGAPKFRQALACKQSRFMGLALDPDAHFVVTCGSTEAMMAAMMTACNPGDKVIVFSPFYENYVADMILTGAEPIYVALRPPDFAFDPDELRRAFELKPKALILCNPSNPSGKVFTRAELLFIAELAEKHDVFVITDEVYEHILYAPHEHVYFASLPGMFDRTISCSSLSKTYSITGWRLGYVIAPAAVIDSVRKVHDFLTVGAAAPLQEAAVAGLELPDSYYRDLQAIYTGKRDLFLKYLDQAGLVYTRPQGAYYVMVDISGFGWDDDTAFCEWLAREVGVAAVPGSSFFREPVRHLIRFHFAKQPGTLHAAGERLLTLRAKARLARGSRASS
- a CDS encoding DUF3034 family protein; translation: MNKQSLIETGKRSLVAGVIGLSLAISAQAGVPLNGLQGNGGVAFNPLAYPSGQNKDEKSDSPLSKPQFGAWYVNLSDVNVDWTAIGVSETIYDRLELSYGYEVVAPKGENIKKSNIGAKLLVVPENAGGKAYIPAIAVGSIRKSTDNVAEGSDDSAFDYYGVATKLITQLPVPVLISGGLLSTKEQVTGVFGYNKNSDLTFFGNIDVIPLSFLAVGFEYKQGAEFDTFKNANYWDAHLAYFANKNLTLVGAYVNAGDEKSTTTTGLGDGLVLSAQYAF
- a CDS encoding O-acetylhomoserine aminocarboxypropyltransferase/cysteine synthase family protein, giving the protein MATKGISTLALHAGQQADPTTGSRAVPIYQTTSYVFKSSDHAANLFALKEFGNIYTRLMNPTTDVFEQRIAALEGGTGALGVASGQSAISYALLAITQLGDEIVAANNLYGGSYQLFNHTFPKLGRTVKFVDSRNPEAFKRAITSKTRAIYAETIGNPKLDVPDFEALAKIAHEAGIPLVVDNTVGIGLVRPIDHGVDIVVNSATKYIGGHGTSIGGVIVDSGKFKWNNGKFPEFTEPDPSYHGLVYWDALSNVPGLGNVAFILKVRVTLLRDLGAALSPFNAHQFLLGLETLPLRQQKHSSNALEIARWLKQHPLVSWVTYPGLEDDPSYKLASKYLKKGYGGLVGFGIKGGLEAGKTFINSAKLLSHVANIGDAKSLVIHPASTTHQQLTPEQQQQTGVTADYIRLSIGLEDVEDIKEDIEQALKKTVS
- a CDS encoding methionine biosynthesis protein MetW — translated: MSDLTAPPTERPDWKAIVNFIPAGTRVLDLGCGDGQFLSLLLAQKDAHGKGVEKDEEKVRYCRARGLSVERGDIEEGLSDFADRSFEFVILNQVLDKPQLPISVLKEMLRVARFGIVSFREAGYLISFRSVLSRLGYYVDRSIFLKGSRQVYFWPKRRAQTAIYVIGGHGTHA
- a CDS encoding arsenate reductase ArsC; this translates as MRRRQRILFVCTGNSCRSQIAEAWANRLHGHSIEARSAGIVSSGMDPQTVGVMAEVGVDIAGNRSKPVSTMGMETFDYVITLSDCAREQLPPVLGSTRLFHAGFEAPSKSSLNVSPPSEVETYRRVRDEIRVFVESLSL
- a CDS encoding alpha/beta hydrolase family protein, giving the protein MALIQCDFFSDTLGLCSSMTVILPQNTKNQIGLTGKAGTKKHPVLYLLHGMSDDHTIWLRRTSIERYVSDLGLAVVMPAVARSYYTNMSCGMNYWTFISEELPAIVESFFPISDKREDTFAAGLSMGGYGAFKLALARPEKFCAAASLSGALDPQELSTVMPERKLEHHSTFGEPPIYGSTNDLYYLSRELAKLNAAKPKLFQCCGTEDFLYQDNLKFKAHLTSLNFDLTYEEGPGNHEWGYWDAQIQKVLRWLPLNR
- a CDS encoding ACT domain-containing protein — translated: MKLKQLSVFLENKPGRLSQPCKALAEAGINILTLCLADTEQFGILRLIVKDWEKAKAVLEQTGCVVNVSEVLAIEIPDHPGGMAGVLALLEPNAVNIEYMYAFTLKRGSNAILIARIVEADRAIEILRQKGINVLDATAFFSFT